One genomic segment of Musa acuminata AAA Group cultivar baxijiao chromosome BXJ3-3, Cavendish_Baxijiao_AAA, whole genome shotgun sequence includes these proteins:
- the LOC135634247 gene encoding 65-kDa microtubule-associated protein 1-like isoform X2, with product MAVTDSQNPLLGVTTCGSLLQQLQLIWDEVGESDEERDKMLLQLEQECLDVYKRKVEQASKTRALLLQSLADSKAELARLLSALGQKSFVGIPDKSSGTIKEQLAVIGPLLEQLCKQKEDRMREFADVQLQIEKISGEIAGTLNIGEQMRTLTVDVEDLSLKKLDEYQSQLKELQKEKLQELAAQLIDLWNLMDTQMEEQELFSHVTCNLSATVDEVTVPGALALDLIEQAEVEVERLDQLKASKMKEIAFRKQTELEDIYARAHVDINSAAARDKILALVDSGNVESSQLLAEMDNQILKAKEEAMSRKEILEKVEKWMSACEEESWLEDYNRDDNRYNSSRGAHLNLKRAEKARILVNKIPALVETLVAKIQTWEEDHGMSFMYDGVPLLAMLDEYTMLRQEREEEKRRQKDQKRMHEQLATEQESMFSSRPSPARPLGTKKVVGPRANGGPSNGTPSRRLSLNAHQGSTNGVRSVSRDGKRDGNRPAGPVNYVAIVKEDAGSHVSGTDQVPASP from the exons ATGGCGGTGACAGATAGCCAAAATCCATTATTAGGTGTAACCACATGCGGATCTTTGCTGCAGCAGTTGCAG CTGATATGGGATGAGGTTGGTGAGAGCGATGAAGAACGTGACAAAATGCTGCTTCAACTAGAACAGGAGTGCTTGGATGTTTACAAAAGAAAAGTTGAGCAGGCTTCAAAGACAAGGGCTCTTCTTCTCCAGTCCTTGGCTGATTCGAAAGCTGAGCTTGCCAGACTTCTTTCTGCACTTGGACAGAAGTCTTTTGTTGGCATT CCTGATAAATCCTCTGGCACGATCAAGGAGCAACTAGCAGTTATAGGACCACTTCTAGAGCAACTTTGCAAGCAGAAGGAGGATAGGATGAGAGAATTTGCTGATGTCCAATTACAGATTGAGAAAATCAGTGGAGAAATTGCTGGAACTTTAAATATTGGCGAGCAAATGAGGACACTAACGGTTGATGTGGAGGATTTATCATTGAAGAAGCTGGATGAGTACCAGTCACAACTTAAAGAACTTCAGAAAGAAAAG CTTCAAGAATTAGCTGCTCAgcttattgatctttggaatctgatGGATACACAAATGGAGGAGCAAGAACTGTTTAGTCATGTAACTTGTAATTTGTCTGCCACAGTGGATGAAGTTACTGTTCCTGGAGCTCTTGCCCTTGATCTAATTGAGCAG GCTGAAGTGGAAGTTGAAAGGTTAGATCAGCTAAAGGCAAGCAAGATGAAAGAAATAGCTTTCAGGAAACAAACTGAACTTGAGGACATTTACGCTCGTGCTCATGTAGACATAAATTCTGCTGCAGCCAGAGATAAAATATTGGCTTTAGTTGACTCTGGAAATGTTGAATCTTCACAATTACTAGCAGAAATGGATAATCAGATACTGAAAGCTAAGGAGGAAGCCATGAGCAGGAAAGAAATATTGGAAAAGGTTGAAAAATGGATGTCAGCATGTGAAGAAGAAAGCTGGCTTGAAGACTACAATCGG GATGACAATAGATATAACTCGAGTAGAGGTGCACATTTGAACCTCAAGCGTGCAGAAAAAGCTCGTATACTGGTTAACAAGATTCCAG CTCTTGTTGAGACACTGGTTGCTAAAATTCAAACATGggaagaggatcatgggatgtcaTTCATGTATGATGGTGTTCCGCTTCTTGCTATGCTAGATGAATATACTATGCTAAGGCAGGAAAGAGAAGAGGAAAAACGAAGGCAGAAG GATCAGAAGCGCATGCATGAGCAACTTGCCACTGAGCAAGAATCTATGTTCAGTTCAAGGCCTAGTCCAGCTCGACCACTCGGCACAAAGAAAGTGGTGGGTCCTCGTGCAAATGGAGGTCCATCAAATGGTACTCCAAGTCGACGGTTATCACTTAATGCCCACCAGGGCAGCACAAATGGTGTGAGGTCTGTGAGCAGGGATGGTAAGAGGGATGGTAACAGGCCAGCAGGTCCAGTGAACTATGTTGCCATCGTGAAAGAGGATGCAGGCTCCCATGTGTCAGGCACTGACCAAGTTCCTGCTTCACCGTGA
- the LOC135634247 gene encoding 65-kDa microtubule-associated protein 1-like isoform X1, which yields MAVTDSQNPLLGVTTCGSLLQQLQLIWDEVGESDEERDKMLLQLEQECLDVYKRKVEQASKTRALLLQSLADSKAELARLLSALGQKSFVGIPDKSSGTIKEQLAVIGPLLEQLCKQKEDRMREFADVQLQIEKISGEIAGTLNIGEQMRTLTVDVEDLSLKKLDEYQSQLKELQKEKSDRLHKVLDLVSTVHDLCAVLWLDFFSTVTEVHPSLNDSVDVQSKSISNDTISNLCRMVLSLKEDKKMRLQKLQELAAQLIDLWNLMDTQMEEQELFSHVTCNLSATVDEVTVPGALALDLIEQAEVEVERLDQLKASKMKEIAFRKQTELEDIYARAHVDINSAAARDKILALVDSGNVESSQLLAEMDNQILKAKEEAMSRKEILEKVEKWMSACEEESWLEDYNRDDNRYNSSRGAHLNLKRAEKARILVNKIPALVETLVAKIQTWEEDHGMSFMYDGVPLLAMLDEYTMLRQEREEEKRRQKDQKRMHEQLATEQESMFSSRPSPARPLGTKKVVGPRANGGPSNGTPSRRLSLNAHQGSTNGVRSVSRDGKRDGNRPAGPVNYVAIVKEDAGSHVSGTDQVPASP from the exons ATGGCGGTGACAGATAGCCAAAATCCATTATTAGGTGTAACCACATGCGGATCTTTGCTGCAGCAGTTGCAG CTGATATGGGATGAGGTTGGTGAGAGCGATGAAGAACGTGACAAAATGCTGCTTCAACTAGAACAGGAGTGCTTGGATGTTTACAAAAGAAAAGTTGAGCAGGCTTCAAAGACAAGGGCTCTTCTTCTCCAGTCCTTGGCTGATTCGAAAGCTGAGCTTGCCAGACTTCTTTCTGCACTTGGACAGAAGTCTTTTGTTGGCATT CCTGATAAATCCTCTGGCACGATCAAGGAGCAACTAGCAGTTATAGGACCACTTCTAGAGCAACTTTGCAAGCAGAAGGAGGATAGGATGAGAGAATTTGCTGATGTCCAATTACAGATTGAGAAAATCAGTGGAGAAATTGCTGGAACTTTAAATATTGGCGAGCAAATGAGGACACTAACGGTTGATGTGGAGGATTTATCATTGAAGAAGCTGGATGAGTACCAGTCACAACTTAAAGAACTTCAGAAAGAAAAG AGTGATAGGCTGCACAAGGTCCTTGACCTCGTTAGCACAGTACATGATCTCTGTGCAGTTCTGTGGTTAGATTTTTTCAGTACTGTAACGGAAGTTCATCCTAGCTTAAATGACTCTGTAGATGTACAATCAAAGAGCATCAGCAATGATACTATATCAAATCTTTGTAGAATGGTCTTATCacttaaagaagataaaaaaatgagGCTGCAAAAG CTTCAAGAATTAGCTGCTCAgcttattgatctttggaatctgatGGATACACAAATGGAGGAGCAAGAACTGTTTAGTCATGTAACTTGTAATTTGTCTGCCACAGTGGATGAAGTTACTGTTCCTGGAGCTCTTGCCCTTGATCTAATTGAGCAG GCTGAAGTGGAAGTTGAAAGGTTAGATCAGCTAAAGGCAAGCAAGATGAAAGAAATAGCTTTCAGGAAACAAACTGAACTTGAGGACATTTACGCTCGTGCTCATGTAGACATAAATTCTGCTGCAGCCAGAGATAAAATATTGGCTTTAGTTGACTCTGGAAATGTTGAATCTTCACAATTACTAGCAGAAATGGATAATCAGATACTGAAAGCTAAGGAGGAAGCCATGAGCAGGAAAGAAATATTGGAAAAGGTTGAAAAATGGATGTCAGCATGTGAAGAAGAAAGCTGGCTTGAAGACTACAATCGG GATGACAATAGATATAACTCGAGTAGAGGTGCACATTTGAACCTCAAGCGTGCAGAAAAAGCTCGTATACTGGTTAACAAGATTCCAG CTCTTGTTGAGACACTGGTTGCTAAAATTCAAACATGggaagaggatcatgggatgtcaTTCATGTATGATGGTGTTCCGCTTCTTGCTATGCTAGATGAATATACTATGCTAAGGCAGGAAAGAGAAGAGGAAAAACGAAGGCAGAAG GATCAGAAGCGCATGCATGAGCAACTTGCCACTGAGCAAGAATCTATGTTCAGTTCAAGGCCTAGTCCAGCTCGACCACTCGGCACAAAGAAAGTGGTGGGTCCTCGTGCAAATGGAGGTCCATCAAATGGTACTCCAAGTCGACGGTTATCACTTAATGCCCACCAGGGCAGCACAAATGGTGTGAGGTCTGTGAGCAGGGATGGTAAGAGGGATGGTAACAGGCCAGCAGGTCCAGTGAACTATGTTGCCATCGTGAAAGAGGATGCAGGCTCCCATGTGTCAGGCACTGACCAAGTTCCTGCTTCACCGTGA